The following proteins are co-located in the Motilibacter rhizosphaerae genome:
- a CDS encoding AIM24 family protein, whose protein sequence is MALDVNLLGTTTKVAIVTLRPGQVVYSEAGKFLFCSDDVVMETKLSAPTAGGQAQQQQPQAGGFGGLLRTAVDAGKRMAAGESLAFQHFHTNGGDGLLGLAGVIPGEMRAIELDGRTTWFAEKDAFVAAEAGVNFDIAFSGLRQGFSGGEGFVLEKFTGTGTLLIGGAGDFIDINPADYGGKIRVDTGCIVAWDHGIRYGVQRIGGLSRQGLMTAVLGGEGMSVATLEGNGQVILQSVTIDGLAKALQKNTGAGDKKTGVGGMGGIFSGSQD, encoded by the coding sequence ATGGCTCTCGACGTCAACCTGCTGGGCACCACCACCAAGGTCGCCATCGTGACCCTGCGCCCGGGGCAGGTGGTCTACAGCGAGGCGGGCAAGTTCCTCTTCTGCTCCGACGACGTCGTCATGGAGACGAAGCTGAGCGCCCCCACCGCGGGCGGACAGGCCCAGCAGCAGCAGCCGCAGGCGGGCGGGTTCGGCGGCCTGCTGCGGACGGCGGTCGACGCAGGCAAGCGCATGGCAGCCGGAGAGTCCCTGGCGTTCCAGCATTTCCACACCAACGGCGGCGACGGGCTGCTCGGCCTCGCCGGGGTGATCCCGGGCGAGATGCGCGCGATCGAGCTCGACGGGCGTACGACGTGGTTCGCCGAGAAGGACGCCTTCGTCGCCGCCGAGGCCGGGGTGAACTTCGACATCGCGTTCTCCGGCCTGCGTCAGGGGTTCTCCGGCGGCGAGGGGTTCGTGCTCGAGAAGTTCACCGGCACCGGCACGCTGCTCATCGGCGGTGCCGGCGACTTCATCGACATCAATCCCGCCGACTACGGCGGCAAGATCCGCGTGGACACCGGCTGCATCGTCGCGTGGGACCACGGGATCCGGTACGGCGTGCAGCGCATCGGCGGGCTGTCCCGGCAGGGGCTGATGACCGCCGTCCTCGGTGGCGAGGGCATGTCGGTGGCCACGCTCGAGGGCAACGGCCAGGTGATCCTCCAGTCGGTCACCATCGACGGACTGGCGAAGGCGCTGCAGAAGAACACCGGCGCCGGCGACAAGAAGACGGGCGTCGGGGGGATGGGCGGGATCTTCTCCGGCAGCCAGGACTGA